From Verrucomicrobiota bacterium, the proteins below share one genomic window:
- the hisI gene encoding phosphoribosyl-AMP cyclohydrolase codes for MSFYDELKFNSDGLIPAIIQDQSTSRVLMMAWMNRAAIEKTVATGKTHFWSRSRQKFWMKGETSGHTQTVKQISFDCDGDTLLIQVDQTGAACHEGYRSCFFRAVDGDGAESKVTEARLASPDQIYGKK; via the coding sequence ATGAGCTTTTACGACGAACTGAAGTTCAACTCGGACGGGCTGATCCCGGCGATTATCCAGGATCAATCGACGAGCCGGGTGTTGATGATGGCCTGGATGAACCGCGCAGCCATCGAGAAAACCGTCGCCACGGGCAAAACCCATTTCTGGAGCCGGTCCCGGCAAAAATTCTGGATGAAAGGCGAAACGAGCGGCCACACGCAGACGGTCAAACAAATCTCTTTCGACTGCGACGGAGATACGCTGCTGATCCAGGTCGACCAAACCGGAGCGGCCTGCCATGAAGGGTATCGCTCCTGTTTCTTTCGCGCGGTGGACGGAGACGGGGCTGAATCCAAAGTAACCGAGGCCCGATTGGCCAGCCCCGATCAAATCTACGGGAAGAAGTGA